The nucleotide window CGTGGTCAACACCTTCGTCATCTTCCTGGCGCGCGTGGTCGGCTACTTCGTCGATTCGATGCTGCGCAAGAACGACGAGCAATCGAGCGGCCCCGGCATCGGCTACATGGTCACGGTGATCGTGTGCGAGATCGTGTTCGGCATCCTGGCCAGCATCATCGTGGCGTGGTTCTCGCGCCGGCGCGAGTTCCGCGCCGATGCCGGCGCCGCCGGCATGATGGGCACGCCCACGCCGATGGTCGCGGCGCTGCGCCGCCTGGGCGGGCTGGATCCGGACGGGCTGCCGCAGAACATGCAGGCGATGGGCATCGCCGGCGGCAAGTCGTGGATGGCGCTGTTCTCGAGCCACCCGCCGATCGAGCAGCGCATCGCCGCGCTGCAGTCGGCGCGCTGAGGCCGCTGAAGCCGCTGACGCCGCTGAAGCAAGGGCTCAGTCGAACACCCTGCCGCGCAGCGACTTGACCTGGCTGCGCTGGCTCTTGCTCTCCAGCCGGCGCTGGCGCGATGCCAGCGTGGGCCGCGTCGGCCGGCGCACGCGCGGCGGCGTGGCCACGCTGCGCACCAGTTCGTGCAGGCGCCGCACCGCATCGTCGCGGTTCTGGTCGAGGCTGCGGAACTGCTGCGCCTTGATCACCACCACGCCGTCGCGCGTGATGCGGTGGTCATGCAGCGCCAGCAGCCGTTCCTTGTGGTCGGGCGCGAGCGACGACGCCCGCACGTCATAGCGCAGGTGCACGGCATTGGATACCTTGTTGATGTTCTGGCCGCCCGCCCCCTGGGCCCGGATCGCGGTGATCAGGTATTCGTGGTGGGGGATGACGAGGTCGTCGGTCATGCCTCGATCATAGCAAGCAGCGCCGGCGCTAGCGCCAAGCATAGGCCAGGCCGACCCCGTACGTGACCTGGTTGCGCGTGCCGCGCTGGGTCACGATGGGGCTGTCGGCGGCAGCGCCGGTCAGGCGCTGGCCGTACACCATCGCCCCGCCATACCAGTGCTTGTCCAGCTGCCAGATCAGCGCCAGCCAGCCGGTTAACTGCTCCAGCCCGCCGCCCGGGCTGTACGCCGGCAGGCCGCTGGCGGCCGCATCGGCTTGGGTCACGCCGAAATAGGTGCGGTTGAAGCTGCCGCTGACCCAGCTCGCGCCCAGCCCCGCGCCCGCATAGAGGCGATGGTGCAGCGGCACCCACAGCGAGCCGGTGGCGTTGACGCGCGCGCCGCCATAGACGATGCCGGCGTTGCTCATCACGTTGATGCCGCCACGCAGCCGCCACGGGATGCGCCCCGCGTTGAGATATTCGTAGCCGATAAAGCCGCCAGCCTCGACCGTGGTGTCGATCTCGTGCAGGCGCGCCACTACCGGGTCGTCGACGTTGTTGCGGCCCAGCCGCAGGCCCGCCGCCGGCCCCCACTGGAACCCGGTCAGCCCGCCGAAGTTGAACTGTGCATAGGGCCCGTACCATTCCAGCAGCCGCCCGCCCGGCGTAACGTAGCGCAGCCCGGGCACCACGCCGACCATGCGGTCCTTGCCGCCGGCAAACTCCGTGGTGGAGCCAACGCCCAGCCCTGCCATGCTGGGCAGTGCGCCCGGCAGCGTGGGCGGCGTCGCGCCGGCCGTCGCGGCGGCGCCGGACAGGGCCAGGGCTGCGATCGTGTGGAGGATCGTGCGGCGGCTTGAGGTCGTGACCATGGACGGATCGCGGATGGGATCCGGTGAATCTATCAGCACCCGGGCCATGGGTCGGCGGCCTGGCGTCATGAAAGTTTTCAGCGGCCCCCTTTAGACATGGCGATGGCCGGGACCGGCCGAGCGGGCTGAATGTGCCAACCACGGCCCTTTGCATGGCGCGTTATTGCGGACATGGCAATGGTCCATGGTGCCGCTTTGCCTTTTGTTCCACGTGATCCATGATGTAGCCAGCTTGCCCGGCACCACGGAACCGGCACCACCGATGCCGCGGGAGACAATCCGGACGAGCCTTCGTGGAGTCCGCCATGCGCCCCCGCCTTTCCGCCCTGCTCGACCGCCTGTGGGAGCAAGCCTTGCGCACGCCGCAGCGCTTCGTGGTGCTGTCGTTTGCCGTGGCATCGCTGTTGCTGCTGCTCATCGCCGCGCACGGGCTGACACTGCTGCGCGACCATGAAATCCAGTCGTTGCAGCAAACCCAGCAGTTGCAGGTCGCCGGCATCAGCTCGGTACTCAACGTCGAGGCCGAACGGCTGATGAGCGTGCGCAGCTTTGCCGAGCACCAGATCCGGCTGCAGACGGGGCCGCACGCGGTGGCGACCGATCCGCCGTTGCAGCAGGCGTACAACCAGCGCAACCAGGACCTGTGGATGCTGCCGGTGCCCGAAGGCGACGCGGTGCTGCTAGGCGTCGGGCCGCGCCTGCTGTCGGGGCTGGCGGGCTTCGCGCGACGCGACCGCGACCTGCTGCCCGGCCTGTTCGTGGCCCGCGGCCTGAGCCACCTGCTCAGCGCAGAGCCGCCCAGCCCGCTGGTCGCGCGCCGGCTGCTGTACGTCTCGACCAACGGCTTCTTCGTCGCCCATCCGCCCGTTCCCGCCACCGCCGCGGCAGCAACGCTGCAGCATGTCGCCGGCGCCGGCTACCTCACCATGCACACGGCCGCTGCCAATCCGCAGCGCACCCTCCGCTGGGACATGCAGGCCGCGTCAGACGGCAGCGGCGACAGCGCCCTGGCGCTGAGCGTGCCGGTCTATCTCAACGACGTCTTCCGCGGCGTCGCCATCACCGAGCTCTCGCAGCCCAGCCTGGACCAGTACCTGAGCCGGACCTCGCGCCCGAGCGTGCAGAGTTTCCTGGCCGATATCGATGGCAACCTGATCGCCGCCAGCGCCGGCAGTGTCAGGCGTGGCGAAACCCTGTCGATGGTGCTGCCGCCCGCCTGGCGCGAAGCCACCGCCGCCGAAATGTTCCGGCGCGGCGCGGGCACCATGCGCTTCCACGACGGCAGCCGCATCGTGTTCCAGCGCATCGGCAGCACCGGCCTGGTGCTGGTGGACTACTTCTCGGCCACCCAGATGCTGTGGCGTGTCGTGTCGCAGCTGAGCGCGTCGCTCGCGGCCGCCGCGCTGTCGCTGGGCTTGCTGCTGTGGGTCACGCTGAGGGGATTCAACCAGCTGTTCTCGCACTACCTGGCGCGTGGCGAGGCGCTGCGCGAGATGGCCGAGACCGACGCCCTGACCGGGCTGGCCAACCGCCGCGAGTTCGAGTCGCGCTTCGGCATCGAGTACCGCCACAGCCTGCGCGAGCGGGCGCCGATGTCGCTGCTGATGATCGACATCGACCGCTTCAAGCGCATCAACGACCACTGGGGCCACGCCAGCGGCGACCGCGTGCTGCGCACGCTGGCCGACGTGCTGCGCGCCACGCTGCGCACGATCGACGTGCCGGCGCGCATCGGCGGCGAGGAGTTTGCCGTGCTGCTGCCGCGCACCGGCCTCGACGAAGCCACCCGGCTCGCCGAACGCCTGCGCGAGGTGCTGGGCCAGACCCCGTGCGACCCCGCCGCCGACGCCAGCGACAAGGGCCCGATCCGCTTCACGGTCTCGATCGGCGTCGCCGATGCGGGCGCGGACGGCACCGACGGGCTCGACACCATGCTGATGGTGGCGGACCGGCGGCTCTACGCCGCCAAGAACGCCGGGCGCAACCGCGTCATCAGCGATGACTGCGTGCCCGAGCCGAGGCCGGAGGTGCCGGCACCGATGGGGGGGTGAGTCGCGCCTGCCCGGGTCGGTGGCAGAAAAGTCTTCAGGGGGAAGAAAGTTGGCGCGCCCGGCTGGGATCGAACCAGCAACCCCTGCCTTCGGAGGGCAGTACTCTATCCATTGAGCTACGGGCGCACAGGACGGTTTTGCAACCGGTTTTGCGGGTACAGCGGTTGCGGCGGGCGGATGCCGCCGCAGGAAAGTCGCATAGGATACCGCTTTTGCCGGGCGCCGTCCATGCGAGGCCGACGCGGGCGTCGGGGAACGTCTCGCAACCGCCGCTTTTTGGCACTGGCAGGGGGGCTTTGGCGCTATAATCGCCAGCTATTTGCGTCAAATCGTGCCCGTCGCGCCGTCGGCGCAGCGAGTCGACCGGGGTCAAATCCGGGCGGCTGGTTGTGAGCGACAATCGGGCCCCGGTCCGGGAGACAGTCCGAGGCACGCAAATGGCAACAGACCCAAGTCAGGCAAGGGCCGCAGGGGAGCGCGGGCGGTCCGGATGGGGCCGGATAGTGGTCAGCGAAGGGCCACACCAGGGCCAGAAAAAGCAAGCCGAGCGTAAGCGGCCAGAAGGTTTCCTGCAAAACTGAGAGTTCTGTATGAGCGACGTCCACAACGAACACCCCGAGCACGAGTCTCCCATCAAAACCCCGAAGCAGTTGATCGCAGTCGTGATCGCGGCGTTCCTGGTGCCGATCATCGTGATCATCCTGCTGGTCAACTTCGTCGGACACGGCTCGACCGAAAGCGCCGGCGCGACCACCACCGCCGAAGCCGTCAACGACCGCATCAAGCCGGTCGCCTCGCTCGAAATCAAGGATCCCAACGCGCCGCGCGTGTTCAAGACCGGCGAGCAGGTCTACAAGGAAATCTGCGCCGCCTGCCACGCCACCGGCGCGGCGGGTGCGCCCAAGTACGGTACCGCGGCCGACTGGACCGCGCGCATCGGCCAGGGCTTCGAAGGCCTGATGAAGTCGGTGCTCAACGGCAAGGGCGCGATGCCGCCGCGCGCCGGCAGCACGCCTGACGACTACACCGATTACGAACTGGCCCGCGCGGTGGTCTACATGGCCGACGCCGGCGGCGCCAAGTTCCCCGAGCCGGCCGCCCCGGCCGCAGCCGCGCCGACCACGGCCGCTGCCCCGGATGCCGCTCCCGCTGCTGCGGCAGCGCCCGCCCCTGCCGCGCCGGCGGCTCCGGCAGCCGCTGCCGCGCCCGCACCGGCCGCCGCTGCTGCTCCGGCCGCGCCGGCCGCTGCCTCGGCCGAAGTGGGCAAGAAGGTCTACGAGCAAGTCTGCGCCGCCTGCCACGCCGCCGGCGTGGCCGGTGCGCCCAAGTTCGGCGACAAGGCCGCCTGGGCGCCGCGCCTGAAGGAAGGCATGGACGCGGTCCACAACTTCGCGCTCAAGGGCAAGGGCGTGATGCCGCCCAAGGGCGGCTATGCCGGCCCGGACGCCGACGTGATCGCCGCGTCGGACTACATGGCCAACGCCGCCAAGTAAGCCGGCCCAGCCCTGACAAAAAAACCCGCGCATCAGGCGCGGGTTTTTTTTCGTGCCGCCGGCGCGGGCCGGCGTTGCGCGCCTACACCACGCGCGAGTAGCGGGGCACCATGCGGATCGGCTGGGCGCCATCGTTGGCGGCGCGCGCGCCATTGTCGACGGGCCGGGCGGCGTCGTCGCGCAGGTAGCGGTCGAACACCATCGCCACGCGGCGCACCAGCAGACGGCCCAGCGGCGTCACGGTGATGCGGCCGGGTTGGCAGTGCACCAGTCCGTCCGCGGACAGGTGGCCCAGCTCGGCCAGCTCCGCGGCAAACGTGCGCTGGAAATCGATGCCATGCCGCGCCTCGATGCGCGGGAGGTCGAGCACGCCATGGCACATCAGGTCGCCGATCAGCTCGCGCCGCAGGTGGTCGTCGGCCGTCATCGACACGCCGCGCGCCAGCGGCAGGCGGCCCTGGTCGAGCGCCCCGTAGTAGTCGTCGAGCGTGCGCGCGTTCTGCACGTAGCGGCCCGCGATCGCGCCGATGGCGGAGATGCCGAGCCCGACCTGGTCGTAGCCGGCGTGCGTCGAATAGCCCTGGAAATTGCGCTGCAGCCGGCCCTCGCGCTGGGCCACGGCCAGGTCGTCGTCCGGCAGCGCGAAGTGGTCCATGCCGATATAGACGTAGCCCTCGGCGGTGAGCCGCTCGATGGTCGAGACCAGGATGTCGAGCTTCTCGCCGGCCGGCGGCAAGGCGCTTTCGTCGATGCGGCGCTGCGGCTTGAACACATGCGGCAGGTGGGCGTAGCTGTAGACTGAAAGCCGGTCGGGACGCAGCGCCAGCACCTGGTCGATGGTGCGGCCAAAGCGTGCCGCGGTCTGGTGCGGCAGGCCGTAGATCAGGTCCAGGCTGACCGAGCGGAAGCCGAGCGCGCGCGCGGCGTCGACCACGGCGCGGGTCTCTGCGAACGGCTGGATGCGGTGGATGGCCTGCTGGACCTCGGCATCGAAATCCTGCACGCCCAGGCTGACGCGGTTGAAGCCGAGTTCGGCGAGCAGCGCCATGCGGTCCGGGTCGACGCGGCGCGGGTCGATCTCGATCGAGTGCTCGCCATCGGCCGCCAGCGTGAAATGCGTGTTCAGCAGCGCCATCACCCGACGCATTTCTTCCGAATTCAGGAAGGTTGGCGTGCCGCCGCCCCAGTGCGACTGGACCACCTGCCGGCGCGTACCGAGCCGCTCGGCCACCAGCGCCATCTCGCGCCCCAGGTAGCCGACGTAGCGCGCGCTGCGGCCGTGGTCGCGGGTGATGATCTTGTTGCAGCCGCAGTAGTAGCAGATGTTCTCGCAGAACGGGATATGCAGGTACAGCGACAACGGCGCCGGCGCGGCGCTGCGGCACGCGTCCAGCGCGTCGTGGTACAGCGACAGGTCGGGACCGTTGAGGAAGCGGTCCGCGGTCGGGTACGAGGTGTAGCGCGGACCGTTGCCGTCGATGCGCCCGGCGAGCGCGCGGAAGTCGGAAAGCGCGCGGCGGTCGAGCGCGGGGGAAGTCATGGCGGACGGGTTCATGGGGGCGCGGGGGAATGGGTGTGCGACACGCCATCGTAGGACCGGGCCGGCGCCAGCAGCTTGACCGCCGTCAAGCCGCGGCCTGAGCCACCGCCCTCGCCGCGGGCCGGCATGCGCGCGTACGTCACATCGGCGTCACAGGTGCCGGGTACGCTGCGTGCCACCGCGCGCGAACGAGATCCTTTACCCTCACCGCCGTGTCGATTTCCCGCCAGACCTCCATGACACCGCCGCAGCGGCTCAGCCCGCGGCCGCCTTGCCGCCGCTGCCACCATTCCCGAGCAGCGCCTTGAGCGCGCCGAGGCGGTCCTTCGGGCTCATCGCCGGGGTCGCGTCGACCGGCGCGGGCGCCTCTTCCAGCTTCATCTCGCCGATAAAGCGCGACGGCTGGCACGAATAGGTCTCGCGCGCACGCTTGCGCTTCTTGCACCAGCTGACATGCAGGCTGCGCTGCGCACGCGTGATGCCCACATACATCAGGCGCCGCTCTTCCTCGATCTTGTCGTCGCTCATGTCCTCGTCCTCGCGGCAGTGGGGCAGGATGCCCTCCTCCACGCCGACCAGGAACACATGCGGATACTCCAGCCCCTTGGACGCATGCAGCGTGGACAGCCGCACCGCGTCCGGGTCTTCCTCGCGCCCTTCCAGCATGCTCATCAGCGCCACGGTCTGCGTCAGTTCGAGCAGGTTCTTGCCTTCGCTGCCGAAGCCGTCGGCGGTGTCGAAGCCGGTGGCCCCCTCGCCTTCCGCGCCTTGCGCGCCCTCGGGCTTGGTGCCCTTGCGCTTGAGCCAGTCGAGGAATTCCAGCGTATTGGTCCAGCGCGACTGCGCCTGCCGTTCGTCGAAGCTGTCGTACAGGTAGGCCTCGTAGTGGATGCCGGCCATCAGGTCATCGAGCACCTCGGTGGCCGGATCCTTCGCCGCGCGGTCGGCCAGCCGCACCATCGATTCGCAGAACACGCGCAGCGGTTCCAGCTGGCGCGGCTGCAGCTTGCCTTCGATGCCGCCCATCATCGCCGCCTCGAACAGCGACACCTTGGCCTGGCCGGCGAAGGTGCCCAGCACTTCGAGCGTGGTGTTGCCCACCCCGCGCCGCGGCGTGGTGATGGCGCGGATAAAGGCGGGATCGTCGTCGGGATTGGCGATCAGGCGCAGGTAGGCGCAGATGTCCTTGATCTCGGCCTTGTCGAAGAAGCTCTGGCCGCCCGACAGCACGTAGGGGATGCGTTCGCGCCGCAGGATCTGCTCGAACAGCCGCGCCTGGTGGTTGCCGCGGTACAGGATGGCGTAGTCGCGGAACTGCGCGCGGCGCTCGAACTTGTGCGCGGACAGGCGGAACACCACCGACTCGGCCTCGTGCTCCTCGTCGTTCATCGGGTGGATGGCGATGGGGTCGCCCATGCCGTGCTCGCTCCACAGCTTCTTGTCGAACAGCTTGGGGTTGTTGGCGATGACGGCGTTGGCTGCTTCCAGGATGCGCACGGTGGAGCGGTAGTTCTGCTCCAGCTTGATCACCTTCAGGTCGGGGAAGTCGGTCTGCAGCCCGCGCAGGTTGTCCAGCGTGGCGCCGCGCCAGCCATAGATGGCCTGGTCGTCGTCGCCCACCGCGGTGAAGGCCGGCGCGCGCAGGTGCGAGCCGCCGGCCAGCAGCTTGAGCAGCTGGTACTGGCAGGCGTTGGTGTCCTGGTATTCGTCGACCAGGAAGTAGCGCAGGCGGTTCTGCCATTTCAGCCGTACCGCTTCATCGCGCGCGAACAGTTCCGCCGGCAGGCGGATCAGGTCGTCGAAATCCACTGCCTGGTAGGCGTGCAGCGTGGCCACATAGTTGTGGTAGACCAGCGCGGCCTGGTGCTCGTCGGCATTGGCGGCCTGCGCGATCGCGGCCTCCGGATCGACCATGCCGTTCTTCCACAGCGAGATGGTGCTTTGCACGCCGCGGATCAGCTTCTTGTCGGTGGTGCCGAGCTGCTCCTGGATCAGGCCGAAGCAGTCGTCCGAATCCATGATCGAGAACTGCGGCTTCAGGCCGACGCGCTCGGCCTCCATGCGCAGGATCTGCACGCCCAGCGAGTGGAAGGTGCAGACCGTCAGCTGCCTGAGCGGGATGCGCTTGCCCTCGCGCGTGGTCTTGCCCTCCATCAGCTTGGCGATGCGCTCCTGCATTTCCTTGGCCGCCTTGTTGGTGAAGGTGACGGCGGCGATATGGCGCGGCTCGAAGCCCTTGTCCTCGATCAGATGCGCGATCTTCTGCGTGATCACCCGGGTCTTCCCAGAGCCCGCGCCAGCCAGCACCAGGCAAGGCCCGTCCAGGTAGCGGACGGCTTCGGATTGGGCGGGGTTCAGGCCATGGGTCATGCGGGGCGGGCGTTGGGGGCGGCAGCGGAATCGAACGAAACGGGCGGGATTTGCCGGCATCCCGTCGGCGGGAACGCGGCAAAGCTGCCGATGTTAACACGCGCGCCATGGCAGGTCAGTCAGCAAAATCCGCGACCACGGGCCTGGCTTGTGTCACCGGCGTAACACTTCGTAAAGAGCGGAGCCATTGGCATAACGCGACGCTCTAACCAGTGTGTCCCCCGGCCCGCCGGGCTGCATGGGCATGCACGAATCATCACATCGGAGCCAGCAATGAAAACCCTGCAAACTTTGACCAAGGTGACCCTGATCGGCATGACGGTCGCGGCCTTCGCGGGTTGCGCGGACATGACCCCGAAACAACGTAATACCGCCATTGGTGCCGGTGCCGGCGCGGTGGGCGGCGCCGTGCTGACCGACGGCAGCGCGCTCGGCACGCTGGGCGGCGCGGCAGTGGGCGGCGTGATCGGCAACGTCGTCACCGACGACAAGAAGAAGTAAACCGGGAAGCCGGCGGGAAGCAGCCCGGCCCCGCAGCGGTGGGTACGGCAGGCCTCTGCCGTGGTTTGACAAAGGCCGGGGCCTCCCGTACATTGCGCGCATCCAACCGGGAGAGCGCGCATCGCCTGCGCCGCCGAAGGGGTATCACCCGAAAACTCTCAGGCACCACGGACCGGTAGGATCGGCATGCAACATGCACACGATGCATGCCGCACTCTGGAGAGCGGCACCCGCCATTCGTGCGAGCGTGCCCACCGAAGGGGCGCGCGAGGATGGGATCCCACGGATCCGTCTCGTAATCTCTCAGGTATCGAGGACAGAGGGGTCATCCGCCGCAGCGGATTGCTTGCCATATTGGCGTAGCGATCGTTGCGGCGGATGACCCTTTTTTCGTTTTCGCCAACCGAGACTGCCCCGAGGATCCCATGACGCTCCAGGCCACGCCCCTCAACGCTATCCACCGCGCCCTCGGCGCCCGCATGGTCGACTTCGGCGGCTGGGACATGCCGGTCAACTATGGCTCGCAGATCGAAGAGCACCACGCCGTGCGCAACGATGCGGGCATGTTCGACGTCTCGCACATGTGCGTGGTCGACCTCGCCGGCGCCAATACCCACAGCTTCCTGCGCGGCCTGCTGGCCAACAATGTCGACAAGCTGCAGACGCCCGGCAAGGCGCTCTATTCCTGCATGCTCGACGAGAACGGCGGCGTCATCGACGACCTGATCGTCTATTTCTTCGCCGAGGACCGCTTCCGCCTGGTGGTCAACGCCGGCACCGCGGTGGGCGATATCGACTGGATCCGCGCCCGCAACGACGCCACCGGCAGCGGCGTGACCATCACGCCGCGCCGTGAAGATGTCGCACCCGAAGGTGTGGAACCGCTTGCGATCGTCGCGGTGCAGGGGCCCAACGCGCGCGCCAAGGTGTGGAGCACCTTCCCGTCGACCCAGCCTGCCGATGCGCTCAAGCCGTTCAACGCGGTGGTGGTGCAGGACCCGGCCCTCGGCGAAGTGATGGTGGCGCGTACCGGCTACACCGGCGAGGACGGCTTCGAACTGGTGGTGCCGGCCGCGAGCGTCGCCGGCCTGTGGGAAAAGCTCAATGCCGCGGGCGTGCGCCCGGCCGGCCTGGGCGCGCGCGACACGCTGCGCCTGGAAGCCGGCATGAACCTGTACGGCCAGGATATGGATATCAAGGTCTCGCCGCTGGATGCGGGCCTGGCGTGGACCGTCGACCTGCAGAGCGAGCGCGACTTCACCGGCAAGGCGGCGCTGGCGGCCCAGGGGCAGCAGCAACAGTTCCTCGGCCTGATCCTGCGAGACAAGGGCGGCGTGCTGCGCGCCCACCAGAAAGTCATCACCCCCGCCGGTGACGGTGAAATCACCAGCGGCACCTTCAGCCCCTCGCTGTCGCAATCGATCGCGTTCGCGCGCCTGCCCAAGGGCGTGAACGTGGGCGACACCGTGCAGGTGGCCATCCGCGACCGCAAACTCAACGCGACTGTGGTTAAACTGCCGTTTGTGCGTCATGGCAAGGCACTCGTGAGCTAAGGGCACGCCCCGCTCACCCAACGGTCGCCCTCGCCTGCCGGCAGCGTTGCCGGGCAGGCATCACCCAACAAGAAACAGATCTGAATCCGGAGAACCTTCATGAATTTCCCCGCTGACCTCAAGTACACCGAGTCGCATGAGTGGGTGCGCGTCGAAGCCGACGGCACGCTCACGATCGGCATCACCGACCACGCCCAGGACGCGCTGGGCGACATCGTCTTCCTGGAACTGCCCGAAGTGGGCAAGTCGGTCGGTGCCGGCGACGCGCTGGCCGTGGTGGAATCGGTGAAGGCCGCGTCCGACATCTACGCCCCGGTGGCCGGCGAAGTGATCGCCGTGAACGAGGCCGCAACGGCCGCGCCGGAAAGCGTCAACGCCGACGCCTTCGACGCGTGGCTGTTCAAGCTCAAGCCGGCCAACGGCGACGACGTCAACGGCCTGATGTCGGCCGACGCGTACAAGGCCAGCGTCGGCGCCTGATTCTCGTCGTTCCCGCCTGCGCGGGAACGACAAGCGAAATTGAAGCGCAGCAGCACGGCTGACCACCTGCTTCTGCGCCCCCACGAGGTTCTTGCCAATGAACGCCCCGCTTCCCATGACCGCCGCCCAAGCAAACCGGCCCACGCTGGCCGAACTGGAGGCGCGCGACGCCTTCGCCGCCCGCCATATCGGCCCCGATACCCCGGAACAGCAGCACATGCTGAAGGTGCTCGGCTATGACAGCCGCGCCGCGCTGATCGACGCCGTCATCCCCGCCGCCATCCGCCGCCGCGACGGCATGCCGATGGGCGAGTTCACCGAGCCGCTGAGCGAGGAAGCGGCGCTGGCGAAGCTGCGCGGACTGGCACGCAAGAACAAGGTGCTGAAGAGCTTTATCGGCCAGGGCTACTTCAACACCATCACGCCCGGCGTCATCCTGCGCAATATCTTCGAGAATCCGGCCTGGTACACTGCCTACACGCCGTACCAGCCCGAGATCTCGCAGGGCCGGCTCGAAGCGATGCTGAACTTCCAGCAGATGGTCACCGACCTGACCGGGCTGGATATCGCCAATGCGTCGATGCTCGACGAAGGCACCGCCGCGGCCGAGGCGATGACGCTGCTGCAGCGCGTGAACAAGCACGATTCGAATATCTTCTTCGTCGCCGACGACGTGCTGCCGCAGACGCTGGAAGTGGTGCGCACGCGCGCGCTGCCGCTGGGCATCGAAGTGAAGGTCGGCCCCGCCGCCGACGCCGCCGCCGCGGGCGCCTTCGGCGTGCTGCTGCAGTATCCGGGCGTGAACGGCGACATCAATGACTACCGCGCCATCGCCGACGCCGTGCACGCCGCCGGCGGCCTGGTGGTCGCTGCCGCCGACCTGCTGGCGCTGACGCTGATCGCCGCGCCGGGCGAATGGGGCGCCGACGTGGCGGTGGGCAACTCGCAGCGCTTCGGCGTGCCGCTGGGCTTCGGCGGCCCGCACGCCGGCTACATGGCGGTGAAGGACGCGTTCAAGCGCTCGATGCCGGGCCGGCTGGTCGGCGTGACCATCGATGCGCAGGGCA belongs to Cupriavidus taiwanensis and includes:
- the gcvT gene encoding glycine cleavage system aminomethyltransferase GcvT, whose translation is MTLQATPLNAIHRALGARMVDFGGWDMPVNYGSQIEEHHAVRNDAGMFDVSHMCVVDLAGANTHSFLRGLLANNVDKLQTPGKALYSCMLDENGGVIDDLIVYFFAEDRFRLVVNAGTAVGDIDWIRARNDATGSGVTITPRREDVAPEGVEPLAIVAVQGPNARAKVWSTFPSTQPADALKPFNAVVVQDPALGEVMVARTGYTGEDGFELVVPAASVAGLWEKLNAAGVRPAGLGARDTLRLEAGMNLYGQDMDIKVSPLDAGLAWTVDLQSERDFTGKAALAAQGQQQQFLGLILRDKGGVLRAHQKVITPAGDGEITSGTFSPSLSQSIAFARLPKGVNVGDTVQVAIRDRKLNATVVKLPFVRHGKALVS
- the gcvH gene encoding glycine cleavage system protein GcvH; this translates as MNFPADLKYTESHEWVRVEADGTLTIGITDHAQDALGDIVFLELPEVGKSVGAGDALAVVESVKAASDIYAPVAGEVIAVNEAATAAPESVNADAFDAWLFKLKPANGDDVNGLMSADAYKASVGA